TCGACCAGCGCCAGGGCTTCGAGGCCGTTGCGAGCCTCGATGACGTGGAAGCCGCCGCGTTGCAGGGCGGCGGCCAGCCCGGCGCGGATGGCGTCTTCGTCGTCGGCGAGGAGGATGGTGGGAGTGTCCGGCATTGGGGGGGGTTTGATTTCGGATTTGCGATTAGCGATCTGCAATTGCGTTGTGAGTATAGGGTGGAGGGTGGGGGCTGTCAATCGGGCGAAATTTTAATAAACCCACCCTTGACGCTGAGTCGAGACATGATAAACTTTGCGGCCAATACATAGGGCCTATCTGTAACGCGGGCGACCGTTTTACAGGTGGGTTCTAACTCTTAAAGGCCAGGAGGTTTTTATCGAAACAAAATGGACGGTCACTTTCACTCCTACCTCTCCCCCAAGTTGGAAGTGAGACCGCTCCCCCAGAAAGGCAGTTACGGCGTGTTTGCCCTTGAACACGTGCCGGCTGGTGATCTCATCAGCGCCTGGAGCGGCAGAATTGTGAACTACGAGCAGTTGCTCGAACTCCCCCCGGAGCTACAAACCCACAGCATCCAAGTCGAAGAAGGCCTGTACTTCTCGTCGCTTGGGCCGGACGAGCCGGCGGATTACATCAACCACAGTTGTGATCCGAACGCCGGCATCGTCGGGCATCTCACGCTGTTTGCCATGCGCGACATTTTGCCCGGCGAAGAAGTGTGCTTCGATTATGCGATGTGCGACGGCACGCCTTACGACGAGTTTGAATGTCAGTGTGGCTCGCCCATGTGTCGCGGCTGGGTCACCGGCAACGATTGGCGGCGGTCCGAACTGTGGGAACGCTACGACGGTTACTTCATGCCCTACTTGCAAAGGCGGATTGACCGATTGAAAATGGAACCGGTGGCCGACGAGGCCGCCCCGGTGGAGGCTCGGGTGGCAGTGCGATAGACGCTCAAGGTTTACGCTCCTGCGCAATCACCCAGACGACAGCCAGAATGGCGGCAATCATCAGGCCGCACCCAAACACGCCCAACACGGCAAGCACGATCAAGCTAATTCCCATTTCGACTTTCTCAACAAGCGGAAGGTGAAGCAAGCCTCACCTTCCGCTTTGTGTTCAGTGACTCCTCAACCCATACAACACCAGCATAAACAATTCCTGCGGGTTGCCGGCGCTGCCGAACGCGCCCCGAGTGCGAGCCTCGGCTCTGTGATCAGCCCGGCTCGACCCGGCGTAGATGATGAGCGGCGTGTCATCGCCCAGGGCTTTCTTCTCAGCCAGCAAGGTGTACCCGGCCAGATCATCCGGCGGTCGGTTCATGTCGGAGATGATGAGATCGAATTTGCTGGCCTTGATCTTTTCCAGCGCGTCTTCGGTGGAAGCGCTGTCGGTGAAACGGACGCCGAAGACTTCCATGGCTTTGCGCTCAAAGATGTCTTTGGCCGGGCTGTTGTCCACCCACAAAATGGACGCGCCCAACAGCCGCCCCTCGGTTTTGGGCTTGGTGGCCTGGTTGACCACTTTGGCGATCTCGCGCGCTTTGTCTTCATCGGCCAGCGGCGTTTCGCCTTCGATGTGGCCCTGTTTGGCCGCCGTGGCCGCCCCCAGCAGGGCGGCGGCCTCCACCTGTTGCCGTTTGGCCGAGGCCTCGATTCCGGTCGGGCCGGCTTTGAACCGAAACTCGGCCATGTCGGCGAGGAACTTTTTGAGTGGCACGCCGAAGTACAACAGGAAGAAGACCACGATGGCCGGCCAGGCCACAGCCTCGACCAGAGTGATGAAGGCTTCCAGGAGCCTTGAAACTTTGTCAACAGTATCCATGAATTGCTTCTCCTCTTACCACGCGCTCAATCTATCCAACTCGGCCACTTCTTCGGCGGCCAGTTTCAGCCCTGCCGCGCCCAAGCTATCGTTGAGTTGCTCGACGGTGTTCGCGCCGATGATTGGCGCGGCCATATTCTCTTTCGCCAGCGCCCAGCCCAGCGCAATTTGCCCGGGCGTCCTGCCGCGCGCTCTGCCAATGGCTTCCAGCTTATCGAGCAGATCAAAATTCTTGTCGTTAAGCAGTTTCTCCACGCTGCCACGCCGCTTGCTTTCGGGCAAGGGCTGGCCGCGCCGGTACTTGCCGGTGAGGAAGCCGCGCCCCAGTGGGCTGTAGGGAATGATGGCAAGGCCGAACTGCTTCACGGCCTCGTAAACGTTCGTCTCGAACTCGCGGCGCTCGACGAGCGAGTAATGCGGCTGAATGACGAGATACTCGGCCAGTCCGGCGGCGCGCGAGGCGTTAATGGCCTCGGTCAACTGCTTGCCGGAGTAGTTGGAGCAACCCAGGAACCGCACTTTGCCCTGCTTCACCAGATCGTCCAGGGCGCGCATGGTTTCTTCAATGGGCGTGTTGTCGTCGGGCCAGTGAGTCTGGTAGAGATCAATAACGTCGGTTTGCAGGCGGCGCAGGGAGTCCTCGGCGGCCCGGAGGATGTGCTGGCGGCTCAACCCTTCACCGTCCGGCCCGTCCCACATCCGCCCGCGCACTTTGGTCGCCAGCACGATCTTGTCGCGGCGCTTTCTTTGCTTCATCCACTCGCCGATGACGGTTTCGGCCTCGCCGCCTTTCAACCCCGGCGCCCAGTTGGAATAGACATCGGCGGTGTCAATGAAGTTGCCGCCGGCTTCCACGAAAGCGTCCATCACTTCATAAGAAGCGGCTTCGTCCGTCGTCCACTTGAATTGCATTGTCCCCAGACAAATTTCTGAAACGTTCAGGTCGGTGCGGCCCAGCGCGCGATATTCCATCGGGCTTCTCCCTCTGTGTTTTGGTTGCGGATGCTGAATTTTATCCGATTCGCCAATTGTCTGCTGTAGCTTGTTATAATCGCCTTATCTCCCGGAAAGGATACCGACCCATGACCGACTTTACTGCGATTGATCGCTACATTACCGACCACCTCGACGACTCGCTGGCCGAGCTTTCGTGCCTCTGCGTCCAGCCCAGCATCTCGGCCCAAATGCTGGGCGTTCACGAGTGCGCGGCGCTGGTGGGCGAGATGCTTCGCGCACGCGGCTTCAAGGTGGAGATCATGCCCACTGATGGAAGTCCGGTTGTTTATGCCGAAGCTGAAGGGGACAGCGACAAGACCTTGCTCTTCTACAATCACTACGACGTTCAGCCGCCAGAGCCGCTGGAACTGTGGGAGACGCCGCCGTTTGAACCGGCCATTCGCGACGGCAAGATGTTTGCGCGCGGGGTGAGCGACGACAAGGGCCACATCCAATGCCGCCTCTCGGCGCTTGATGCCGTGAAGGCGGTGCGCGGCTCGTATCCGTGCCGGATCAAATTTGTGATCGAAGGCGAAGAAGAGACGAGCAGTGTCCACCTGCACGATTTTGTGGTGAACAACGCCGCTAAACTCAAGGCCGATGCCTGCGTGTGGGAGTTTGGCGGGGTAAATCACGAAGGCACGCCCCAGCAACATCTGGGCCTGCGCGGCATTTGCTACGTGGAGTTGAGCGTGAAGACCGGTTCACAGGACGCGCACTCCGGCCTCGGTGGCTCCATCTTCGCCAACGCCGCCTGGCGTCTGGTGTGGGCACTCGGCACGCTCAAAGGCCAGGACGAGCGCATTCGCATTCCCGGCCATTACGACAACGTGAAACCGCCCAGCGCCCGCGACCTGGAACTGATCGCCAAACTGCCCGACGACTCGGCTGACTTGATCAGCCGTTACGGCCTCAAGGGATTCTTGAAAGGGATGACGGGTGGGCCGAACTTGCGGCGCGAGGAAGCCTTCGTGCCTACCTGCACCATCTGCGGCCTCACCGCCGGTTATCAGGGGCCAGGCTCCAAGACCGTGCTCCCGGCTCAGGCCAGCGCCAAAGTGGATTTCCGGCTGGTGCCGGATCAAACGCCGGAAGAGATTGTTGAGAAGCTACGGAAGCATTTGGATGCCGAAGGTTTCGCCGACGTGGAGATCAACTACCTGGGCGGCGAAGCGCCGGGCCGCACCGACCCCGACGATCCCTTTGTCAAATTGACCCTCGACGCCGCTCGCGATGCTTACGGCAAAGAGCCAATCGTCTTTCCTATGATCGGCGGCTCGGGGCCGAACGCCGTTTTCCTCAGCGCCCTCAAACTGCCCATCGTCACTGCCGGCGTGGGCTACCCCGGCTCGCAGGTTCACGCGCCGAACGAAAATATGGTGATTGAAAATTTTGTGCAAGGGACAAAACACACGGCGAGGATTGTGGAGATGTTCGCGAAAGCATGAAGGAGGAATTACACCTGCACTTGCGCGCAGGTGCAAGTGTGAAGGATGAAAGGGAGCCGGAGGATCTGAGGACGCGGACTAAAAGATTTGCCCTGCGGATTATCAAGATGTACGTTGCTTTGCCAAAAACGACCCTGGCCCAGACGTTGGGCAGGCAGGCGCATTCATCCTTCTTCCTTCATCCTTCATAATTTATTGCCGCAGTTTCCACAGAACTTCGCTTCTTTCACGTTCACAAAGCCGCAGTTGGCGCAAGCGTCGGGTTGAACGTCGCCGAGCGGCGCGCCGCACTGCACGCAGGAGGTGGCTCCCACCGGGTTGGCGGCGTGGCAGTAAGGGCAGGCCGTGGTTCGCAAGCGTTCGGAAATTTCTTTGGAAGCGCCCTTGCTCTGCACGAAGCGCTCAATGGCCGCCCATACTTTATCCGGCAGTTGCATCGAATCCACGTCGGCGGCCACGTCGTCAAGGCGGCCCAGCAAGTTGAACGGGTTTTGCAAAGCCGAGAGCGCGGTTTGCCCCAGCGAGGCGGCCACCCCCAGCCACTCCTGGTCGCCTATCGCCACCAGCACGCCGTCTTCGTGCTTTTGCAGAGTGACGCCCAGCGCCGTGTTGCCGCCTGACGCGCGCCGGGCCGGCGTTGAAATCTGCACCACAATTTTTTCGTCGTCGCCAAAAGCCTCGGCCCGCAGGTCGTTGCGGTTGAACTCGCCCACCAGCGCCGTCGCCAGGTCGTCGGGAGTGATGTCGCCATGAAAGACTCGTTGTGTCATTGTTGCCTCTTTTCGTGGATAATCATAATGCAATTTGCGCCCGCCGCAAAATACGCCAAACCGGTTCTCAGCCACTCATTAGACCGGTTGCGCCGATCATTGGTTTCAACGAATCCGTGATTCCTGAAGATGACTTCATTCCCTGACTCTGAACAAGTAGAAGCCGGCTCGATTCGAGCGATTCTGAACTTTGACGGCCTGCATGTGTTGGAGGTGGGCTGTGGCGATGGCCGGCTCTTGCGCCACTACGCCGACCACGCCGGTTGGGCCGTCGGCGTTGACCCCGACCCGGATGAGGTCGCCCTGGCGCGCGCCGATCTGCCTCGCGCTCACTTTGCCCTGGCGCGGGCCGAGGCGTTGCCCTTTCCCGATTCCAGTTTTGATGTTGCCGTCTTCGCCTGGTCGCTTTGATGAGTGGCGATTGAGAGCATGGTTCATGCTCTGAACGAAAGCTGGCGGGTGGCCCGCGCTCACGTGCTGGATGTCCGCCCGCGCGTCGGTGAGCCGCAGGTGTTGGTGCGAGACAAAAACGGACGGGAAACAATTTGTGGCGGCCTCCCCTGGAACGGCGGCGATCCCGAAGGTCATCCGCCCGCCGAAATCGCGTTGTCGCGCGTTGTCGCCGCAGGCAAATTCACCGTCCTCGCCGAAACTCAATTCGACTGGATAGATTCTTACGGCTCGGCGGATGAGTTGGCCGAGTCGGTGAGCGACGATTGGGTCTCGCGCGAGTTGAGCGAAGAGACGGCGCTGAAGCTGATGCGGGTGATGGAAGAGGCCGGGCCGGGGGCCATGCCCTTTATTCGCCAGCCGATTGGAATCCGGTTGCTGAAGAAGATTGTATAATCGCCATCATGCGTCAATTTTTCAAACTTCTTTTTCTCTTCGTCGGTTTGCTGGGTCTGCTGGCCGCTTCCGGTTTTAAGAGCGCCATTCTTCAGGCCGCGCAACTGCCCACCGAAACGCTCCAGCCCACTGCCACCTTTGGCGGCCCAACCGTGTTTGCCTCCGAGCAGGTCAACGTGCGGCTGGGGCCGGGCACGAACTACGATCAGGTGGGCGTGCTGATCGCCGGGCAGACCGCGCCCGCCGTTGGCCGTTCTGCCGGAAACGAGTGGGTGCAAATTGAATATCCGGGCGCGCCGGGCAACCGGGCCTGGGTGTTTGCGCTGCTGGTTTCAATTCGCGAAGGGACGATTGATATTCTGCCCATTGCCGACTCGCCGCCTACGCCCACTTTGCCGCCCACCCCCACGCTTGAATCAGGGTTGGCCGTCGTGGGCACGCCCTCGCCGACTCGCCTGCCCACCTTCACCCCCGGCCCAGCCATCGTTCAAGAGACCTTCGACCCGCCCGACCTGGGCGGCGGCGGCTTCCCGCCGGCCATCGCCATCATTGCCTTCTTTGTGATCGGCGTGTTTGCCGGCGTCATAGCGGTTTTGCGGCAGAGGGCCTGATTACGCGCCTTTTCATATCACATTGAGATGACCAAATACTTCGTCACCATTGCCGGGAACATTGGCGTCGGCAAATCTACGCTCACTGCCCTCATGGCTCGCAAGCTGGCCTGGTCGCCGTTCTTTGAGGCGGTTGAGGAGAACCCCTACCTGGCCGATTTCTACGACGACATGCAACGCTGGAGTTTTCATTCGCAGGCGTTCTTTCTCTCCCGACGGCTACATCAGCATTACCTGTTGCTTCAAAGCAAAGAGTCGGTGCTCCAGGATCGGAGCGTTTACGAAGACGCCGAAATCTTCGCCCAAAATCTCCATCGCCAGGGGCGGATGACGGGCCGCGACTGGCAGACGTACCACGACCTCTACCGAGTCCTGTCTCTCCTGCTTCAGCCGCCTCATTTAGTCGTCTATCTCAAGGCGTCGGTGCCAACCCTGCTCCGCCGAATCCGCCAGCGCGGGCGCGGCTACGAGCAAGCCATCTCCAACGATTATCTGGCCTCGCTCAACGAGTTGTACGACGAGTGGGTGGCCCGCTTCTCGCTCTGCCCGGTGCTCACGGTTGACACCGACAATCTGGATTACGCCCAAAACGACGAGCACCTGGAACAGATCGTTCAGCGTGTGCAGGACAGGCTGCATGGCAAGGAGCAGTTGCGTTTCGAGGGGAGTTAGAGGGTTTTTCCCGTCGCCTTCACGGCAATGGCGCCAACACTGGCCGTGGTGTTGTTGTAGATCAGAATATCGCCGTAGCCGTCATTGCGGATGCTGTCTACAAAGGCAAAAAGTTCAACACCATCCCAGCCGTAATTCTGGAGTTGGGGATTGCGCGAGTAGCTGGAGTACGAAAAGCGCGTGCCGGGGAACTCGTCGAGGTGCGAGAGGTTGGCCTGGCCGCATTGCGTGTTGAAGAGCCGGATCACCTCAGCCGAGATGTTGTTGAAAGGAATGACGACTTCAACCGCCAGTTGCTGGCTGTTGCGCGACCAGCGCACCGACTTGGTCCGGTTGCGCGAATAGGTGAAGCAGGTAGCCAGTTCAGCCAGTTCGCCGCGCGAGCCGACCGCGGCCAGCCGGTCGGGATCATAGTCGCCGACAAAGAGGATGCCGTCCACGCTCACGGCAAAGCGTTTCGAGTCCGGCGAGACTTCAAACCCTTCGAGTAACTCGGACGAGTTGAAACAGCCCAGGCTCTTCTCTTCCAACGTCATAAAGTCAATGCTTTTGACGCACAGGCCGCTGGTGTAAGTCACCGTTCGCCCGTCGGGGAGCCAGCGCAGGTTGTCCTTCTGTCCGCCGCCGTCGGTGAGTTGAGTCAGGTTCGCCCCATCCAAATTCACAACCCAGATGTCGTCGTTTTTGAAGAAGGCAATCTTGGGCGCATCCAGCAAGGCGGATAGGGTGGCCTGAGCTTGAGCCGCCGCTTCGGCTTCGGCGGTCGCGGTGGCGGCGATGTCGGCGTTGATCTGCGCTTCGGCGGTGGCGGTGGAGTTGAGGCTGGACTGGGTGGAAGCCGCCACGCCAGTGGCGGTTTCCCCGGCGGCAGACTCGGTGGCGGCGGCCTCAGCCGCACCGGTTGCCTGCGCGCCAGCGGTCGCCTTGGCCTCAGCCTCTTTCGTCACGACAATCACAAATTCCGCCGTCGTCGTGGTTTGCACGGATTGGGTCGAGGCGAGGGCAACCGAGTTGACGGTGGCGGTGGCTTGAGTGAGCCTGCTAAAAGCGGCCCCGCCGCCGAGCGCCAGAGCGGCGATCAGCCCAATGACAATTACGCCGGCCGCCAGCCAGGCCCAGGCCGGCGTTCTCCGGGGCTTCGAGGGAGGCGCAGGTTGAGCGATTTGCGGTTTCCTGGCGCGAAAGGTTTTCCCGGCCAATGTTTGGGCCGACAGTTGCTCGCCCCGGGCCGCCCAGCCCAGAGTCTCGGCCAGATCGTTGGCAGTGGCAAAGCGGTCGTCCGGGTTTTTGGCCATCGCCTGGCTGATGATCTGTTCGCAGGCGGGCGGCAGGTCGGGCCGGGCTTTGAGGATGCTGGGCACGGGGTCGGTGATGTGTTTGACAATGACGCCCATTGGCGTGGCGGCTTCGTAAGGGAGTTTGCCGGTGAGCATCTCGAAGACAATAATGCCCAGTGCGTAAATGTCGCTCCGGCCATCAATTTCTTTTTCGCCGCGCGCCTGCTCAGGACTCATGTAGCCGGGCGTGCCCACAATGCCGCTGCCGGTCATGCCTTGCGTCCCGCCGCCGCTGGAGAGTTTGGCGATGCCGAAGTCGGAGATGTAGGGCGCGCCGTTCTGGTCGAAGAGGATGTTGGCCGGTTTGAGGTCACGGTGGACGATGCCTTTGCGATGGGCATAGTCGAGGGCGGGAGCCAGATGGGCTATGATGCGGGCCGCCTCGGTTGTGGGAAGCGGCCCCTTTATCAACCGGTCGGCCAGCGAGCCGCCGGGCATGAGGCGCATGATGATGTAAGGCTGGCCGGCTATCGCATCCTCGCCAAAGTCGTAGAGCGGCACGATAGCCGGGTGTTCCAGTGTGGCAATTGTTTGCGCCTCGCGCTCAAAGCGGACGCGAAAGCCGGGGTCGTGCAGAAATTCGCGCGGCAGAACTTTGACGGCTATTTCGCGCTTCACCTGCGGGTCGAAGCCGCGATAAACCGTGGCCATGCCGCCGCGCCCCAGCTCGGCTCTAATTTCGTAGCGGCCAACTCGTGAGGGATTGGCTGGCTCGGTCATGGCGTTGGCGCCATCACGAGTTGGGGTTTTTGGCGCGGGTCGCTGAAGAAATTATCGGGCAAGGGTATTTTGGTGGCGGAGGCCCCGGTGCCGACCTGGCCGTAAGGAATGTAGTAAAGCCCGGTTACGCTGTTTGCGCCGGCTTCAATGTCCTGAAAGGCGAAGAGCAGAGTCGAGCCGTCGGGACTCCACTGCGGGTCGCGGTAGCAACAGCGGCCACCGGCAATGGGGAAGATTTGCCGGGCCGGGCGCTTGTTGCTGGTGTTGTAAACGTAAATGTTGCCAAAGCCTTCGTTGCGGACATTGTCCACAAAGGCGAAGAGCACGTCGCTGTCCCAGCCCCAGCCTTGTAATTCGGGTTGGTTCTTGTAAGCCGGCATGGAAAACCACGTGCCGGGGAACTCTTCGAGCTTGCGCGGCGCGTTGTTGCCACAGGCGAAATCGAAGACGCGGAGGGTGTCGGCCTTGAGGCCGCTCAACGGAATCTGCACCTCCACAGCCAGCTTCTTCCCGTCGCTCGACCAGCTTGCAGACTCGACGTAGTTTTGCGAATACAACATGCAGGTCGCCGCGCTCTCCATGTCGTTGCGTGACCGGATTAGCTGGAACGCCGCCGGGTCGTAATTGCCAATGTGCAGTTTGCCCTCGACGCTGAGGGCGAAGTATTGGCCGTCGGGCGACACTTCAAAGCTGTCCACCGAAGCGGCATAGTTCAGGCAAATCAATGTATTCGACTCCAGCGTCAGCACATCCACCGTCTTGACGCACAGGCCGGTGATGAAGGCCAACATGCGGCCATCGGGCAGCCAGCGCGGCGAAGCTTTTTGCCCGCCGTCTTTCGTCAACTGAGTCAGGTTTTCCCCATCAAGATTGATCATCCACAGATCGCCGTTGGCAATGAAGGCCACACGCGGCGCAGTGAGTTGGGCCTCAATGGCGGCCTGAGCCTCCGCCGTGGCCGCCGCCACGGCGGCAGTAACCGACTCCTGGGCCGAGGCCGTCGCCCCGGCTTCCTCGGTTTGTTGAGCGAGCGCGGCGACGGTGCCTTCCGCCGCCGCCGTCTGGCTCGCCTGCAAGTTGGACACTTGTTGCACACTCTCGGTGATCAGGGCGTTGGTGGTCGCTTCAAGGTCGAGCGCGGCTTGACGGGTGGCGGTGGCGTTGGCATTGAGGCTGAACTGGGCCGTGGCCGCCTCCTGCGCCACTTGCGTGAGGGCCAGGCCGGTAGCGTTTGCCGTTGGCGTAATACGGGCGCTGGTGAACAATACGCCGCCGCCGACGGCCAGGGCGGCGATGACGATTCCAACGACAATCACTGCGCCAACAATCCAAACCCAGCCTGGAATTCTGAGTCCGGCGGTTGGAGCCGTCCCCGCAATTTCACGCGGGGATGTCTCTGTTGTTGCCGGGACGCGAGCCACCGTCTTTCGGCTTATGCCGGCCGGGGCGGGTTTGGTAATGGTCTTGACAGGCTGGCCCCGTCCCGGACGGGGCTGGCGGGCGACCGTCGCATGTTCGCCTCTCGAGGCTGAAGCCAGCGCGCTCGCCAACTCGCCGGCGGTGGGGAAGCGTTCATCGCGCTCTTTGGCTAAAGCCCGTTCGATCACCGTTTCGCAACCGGGCGGCAGGTCGGGCTTCACTTCCAGCACGCGCGGCACCGGCTCGGTGATGTGCTTGAGCATCACGGCCACCGGCGTGTCGGCCTGGTAGGGCATCTCGCCGGTGAGCATCTCAAACAGAATCGCGCCCAGGGCGTACACGTCGCTTCGCCCGTCAATGTCCTTCTCGCCCCGGCCCTGTTCGGGACTCATGTAAGACGGCGTGCCGACCACGCCACTGCCGGTGAAGGTGGTGGAGCCGCTCACCAGCTTGGCGATGCCGAAGTCGGAAATGTAAGCGTCGCCGTGCTGATCGAAAAGGATGTTGCCGGGCTTGAGGTCACGATGGATGAAGCCCCGGCCATGAGCCTCGTCGAGCGCGCCGGCCAGGCGCGAGAGAACGCGGGCGCACTGCTCGGGCGGCACGGCCCCGGATTTGAGCTTGTCGGCCAGCGAGCCGCCGGGCATGAGGCGCATGATGAAGTAGGGCTGGCCGTCGTCCTCGCCGTAGTCGTAGAGCGGCACGATGGCCTGGTGCTCGAGGGCGGCAATGGTTTCGGCCTCGCGGGCAAAGCGGGCGCGGAAGGTGGGGTCGTGAAGCAATTCGCGAGGCAAGACCTTCACGGCCACGTAACGCTTGACCTGCGGATCGAAGCCGCGATAGACGGTGGCCATGCCGCCCCGGCCCAACTCTTCTCGAATTTCGTAGCGACCGATTTTTAGAGGAACTGTGGCATCAGGCATAAAGTTCTTTGCGTCTAGTATTTGAGACAACGAATGCGAAACGAATAAACTAAATAGCTCAGCGAAAATCCGTGTTCATCTGCGTTCTCTTATTGGCATTTCACCCCGCTCACAAAATAAGACTGGGTGACCGATTGCCCGTCGGCGGATTGCAGAATCATCGTGCCCGGATACTGGGCTTCGCAAGCTGTGGCGATCGGAAAGAGCAACCAGTATTGATCAGGGTTGTCCTGGACGCGATTGGGAACGCCGCCGGTCAACACGGTGACGCCGTCGTTGACGACGGTGAACGGCGCTTGCCCGCCGGTGAAGCGTACTTCAATGTAAGCAATCGCGCCGTCCGGCGGGCGCGCCGGGTCCACATTTGCGTACTGGAAGGCAACCCGGACGACGTTCAACGGGCCGTGAAAGACAAACGGGTCATCGCTTGGCGTGGGCGTGGCGGCCCCGGCGGTCACTTCACCTGCTGGTGGCGGCGGCGCGGTTTCCGGCGGCGCTCCCCACCAGTAATGGCCTTCTCTAAACGTGACGACTTTATCGCCCGTCCAACCGCCCGACAGTTGATTGCATCCGTCACACACTTCAATGTTCCAGATGAACTCGGTTCCGACGCTCTGCAGGTTATTTTGGAACCAGGGTTCTGTCCAACTGTTGGCGCCGGCTTTGGCCGGCACCCAGATTTTTTCGGCCAGCAGTTGATTGTTGCTGGCTCGCCAAACACGAAGCCGCCAGAACATGCCGGGCTTGTCCGAGCCTTGCCCGGCGAGGAACCAGAAGAAGTTGAGGCCGTTGCCCGGCAAAAAATTAATGGTGACATTTGAAACGGATAACGGAGCAGGTGCAGGTGGAACCGTCATTTCTAAAGTGGCCGTTGCGGTAGCAGTCGGGGTGGCCGCTTGCGCCACGCGCGTGCGTGTAGAACCGCCGGTTTTCGTGGCGGTATGCGCTTCAGTAGGTGTCTCGGTGAAGGTGGAGGTAAGAGTGGGCGACGGCTCAGGCGTGTCGGTGGCAGTGGGCGTGATGTTGAGCAATGCCAATTGTGCCTGCAAAGCCTGAAGCGTTTCGACTGCGCCGGAGCTTGTGTCGCCGCTCTGCACCGCTAGTTGCGCCACCGCCGCCTGGGTGATCAAACTTGCCGCCGTCGCCGCATCCTGCTGGGCGGCAATGGCGGTTTGCTGGGCGCTCGTCTTCTGCTGGTTCTGGCTGAAGAGAAACCCACCGACGATGGCGGCCACGAGAGCCAGCGCCGCCACGCCGATGAGAATTGGCAGGAGGCGATTGGACTGGGCGGGTTGGGTGTCGGCGGCCACGTTGGGGCGGGTGGGCTGAGCCGCGTTCAACAGTGTTTTGCCGGTGGGTTTGCGCGGCTGGGTGGGCATGGAAAAGGCTGTGCCCTGAACGTGCTGAAGGGCCGCCCCCGGTTGAGTGGCGGCCAGCGCATTGGCAAGTTCTCCCGCCGTCTGGTAGCGGTCTGCCGAGTCCTTTTCCAGCGCCACCAACGCCACCTCTTCCACATCGTCGGGAATGTCCGGGTTGAGTTGGTGGGGCGGCGGGAGCGGCTGGCTGACGTGCATCAGGGCCACGGCGATGGGCGTCTCGGCCTCATAGGGCTGGTGGCCGGTGAGCATTTCGTAGAGGATGATGCCGAGGGCGTACACATCCGATTGCGGCCCGACCGGCTTGCCCAGCGTCTGCTCCGGACTCATGTAGGCCGGCGTGCCAATGATGCCACTGCCGGTCATGCTTCCGGCGGCGCCCTGTGAGAGCTTGGCAATGCCAAAGTCGGAGACGTAAGGCTCGCCCTGGCTGTCGAAGAGAATGTTGCCCGGCTTGAGGTCGCGGTGGATGACGCCTTTGCTGTGAGCGTCGTCGAGGGCGCGGGCCAGGCGGGCCACAATGTGAACAC
This portion of the Chloroflexota bacterium genome encodes:
- a CDS encoding serine/threonine-protein kinase, which gives rise to MTEPANPSRVGRYEIRAELGRGGMATVYRGFDPQVKREIAVKVLPREFLHDPGFRVRFEREAQTIATLEHPAIVPLYDFGEDAIAGQPYIIMRLMPGGSLADRLIKGPLPTTEAARIIAHLAPALDYAHRKGIVHRDLKPANILFDQNGAPYISDFGIAKLSSGGGTQGMTGSGIVGTPGYMSPEQARGEKEIDGRSDIYALGIIVFEMLTGKLPYEAATPMGVIVKHITDPVPSILKARPDLPPACEQIISQAMAKNPDDRFATANDLAETLGWAARGEQLSAQTLAGKTFRARKPQIAQPAPPSKPRRTPAWAWLAAGVIVIGLIAALALGGGAAFSRLTQATATVNSVALASTQSVQTTTTAEFVIVVTKEAEAKATAGAQATGAAEAAATESAAGETATGVAASTQSSLNSTATAEAQINADIAATATAEAEAAAQAQATLSALLDAPKIAFFKNDDIWVVNLDGANLTQLTDGGGQKDNLRWLPDGRTVTYTSGLCVKSIDFMTLEEKSLGCFNSSELLEGFEVSPDSKRFAVSVDGILFVGDYDPDRLAAVGSRGELAELATCFTYSRNRTKSVRWSRNSQQLAVEVVIPFNNISAEVIRLFNTQCGQANLSHLDEFPGTRFSYSSYSRNPQLQNYGWDGVELFAFVDSIRNDGYGDILIYNNTTASVGAIAVKATGKTL
- a CDS encoding serine/threonine-protein kinase, which encodes MPDATVPLKIGRYEIREELGRGGMATVYRGFDPQVKRYVAVKVLPRELLHDPTFRARFAREAETIAALEHQAIVPLYDYGEDDGQPYFIMRLMPGGSLADKLKSGAVPPEQCARVLSRLAGALDEAHGRGFIHRDLKPGNILFDQHGDAYISDFGIAKLVSGSTTFTGSGVVGTPSYMSPEQGRGEKDIDGRSDVYALGAILFEMLTGEMPYQADTPVAVMLKHITEPVPRVLEVKPDLPPGCETVIERALAKERDERFPTAGELASALASASRGEHATVARQPRPGRGQPVKTITKPAPAGISRKTVARVPATTETSPREIAGTAPTAGLRIPGWVWIVGAVIVVGIVIAALAVGGGVLFTSARITPTANATGLALTQVAQEAATAQFSLNANATATRQAALDLEATTNALITESVQQVSNLQASQTAAAEGTVAALAQQTEEAGATASAQESVTAAVAAATAEAQAAIEAQLTAPRVAFIANGDLWMINLDGENLTQLTKDGGQKASPRWLPDGRMLAFITGLCVKTVDVLTLESNTLICLNYAASVDSFEVSPDGQYFALSVEGKLHIGNYDPAAFQLIRSRNDMESAATCMLYSQNYVESASWSSDGKKLAVEVQIPLSGLKADTLRVFDFACGNNAPRKLEEFPGTWFSMPAYKNQPELQGWGWDSDVLFAFVDNVRNEGFGNIYVYNTSNKRPARQIFPIAGGRCCYRDPQWSPDGSTLLFAFQDIEAGANSVTGLYYIPYGQVGTGASATKIPLPDNFFSDPRQKPQLVMAPTP
- a CDS encoding serine/threonine protein kinase, with the protein product MEPSALPTKIGRYEIKAELGRGGMATVYRGFDPQVKREVAIKVLPREFLHDPTFRARFTREAETIAALEHPAIVPLYDFGEDNGQPYFIMRLMPGGSLADRLKNGALPIEACVHIVARLARALDDAHSKGVIHRDLKPGNILFDSQGEPYVSDFGIAKLSQGAAGSMTGSGIIGTPAYMSPEQTLGKPVGPQSDVYALGIILYEMLTGHQPYEAETPIAVALMHVSQPLPPPHQLNPDIPDDVEEVALVALEKDSADRYQTAGELANALAATQPGAALQHVQGTAFSMPTQPRKPTGKTLLNAAQPTRPNVAADTQPAQSNRLLPILIGVAALALVAAIVGGFLFSQNQQKTSAQQTAIAAQQDAATAASLITQAAVAQLAVQSGDTSSGAVETLQALQAQLALLNITPTATDTPEPSPTLTSTFTETPTEAHTATKTGGSTRTRVAQAATPTATATATLEMTVPPAPAPLSVSNVTINFLPGNGLNFFWFLAGQGSDKPGMFWRLRVWRASNNQLLAEKIWVPAKAGANSWTEPWFQNNLQSVGTEFIWNIEVCDGCNQLSGGWTGDKVVTFREGHYWWGAPPETAPPPPAGEVTAGAATPTPSDDPFVFHGPLNVVRVAFQYANVDPARPPDGAIAYIEVRFTGGQAPFTVVNDGVTVLTGGVPNRVQDNPDQYWLLFPIATACEAQYPGTMILQSADGQSVTQSYFVSGVKCQ